The DNA segment TTGCAAATGGGAAAAGCTTGGGGAGCAGAAATATTTAGCACCGCGGGAAGCGAGGACAAAATCGAATTTTTGCAGAAAATGAATCTCGGTAAAGCGATCAATTATAAAAAAGAAGCTTTCGAAGAAATATTGAAAGATGAGAAAATAGACGTTATACTTGATATGGTTGGAGGCGATTACACTCAGAAAAATCTCGAAATTCTCAACGACAAAGGTCGCTTAGTTTATATTAACGGGATGAAGGATATGAACGTAAAAATAGACCTTCTCACAATAATGAGAAAGAATCTAATTTTGACTGGAAGTTTGTTAAAACCGCAAACTGATGTCGTAAAATCTGAAATAGCCTTAGAAGTTGAGAAAAACATTTGGCCAATGTTGCATTCAAAAGATATCCGTCCCATTATTTACAAATCTTTCAAACTCGAAGATGCCGCTGAAGCTCACAAACTAATGGAAAGCAGTGATCATATCGGAAAAATTTTGCTAACTATGGATTAGTGATAGTTAATATATCTCACAGGACAATTAGCCAGAAAACGAAAGATTTTGTGTGGAGTTAAATCAGTGAATGACGGTCCCAAAACAAAATCTTTCAATCTTTGAATTTTAGAATCTTTCAATTTTTCAATCTTTATTTTATTCGACCCGCTTCAAATCTGCAATTCTCCCATCTCCAACAATAAAAGGACCATCCAAATTAGGATCATTTTCCTTTGCCCATTCCATCTGATGAAAACAAGTTTTGACGTGGTTAATCAAAGTTTCTTTATTTCCCGTTTCCCAATATTCCCCTTCATCTACCACTTTTAAGTCTTCAAAGTTTGGAATCAAGGTTTTTAAAAAATCAATTATTGAAATATGAATATTGATGTCGGCAAACTGGGTTTTACAATATTCCTGAATATAATTATCGGCATCAAATTCCAAATTAAAAGGATCGCAATTTTCAGCCGGTTCAATCCTAATTCCTTTGGTTGCTCCATTATAATCCCAATCTTCCTGATTTCTTACCCTCCGCAATAATTTTTCGTCTTCCTCAATTCGCTTATAATCCATTTTATTTTCCTTGGCAAAATCCGTCGCTTTTGCCATCACATCATCGTAATCTTGTTCACTTTTTAAATGCCCTTCAAAATGTATCGTAACTCCCATTTATGTTTTTTATTTATATCTTTTGATAGATGCGAAGTTAGCAGATTTTTTTGTGGTACACGATGAGATTTTTTTGGAGCTTTATCCTGCTGTCCACTGTATCTTTGCTGCCAGAAATAACGCTATTAAAATTCGAATTTTTCGGTGGCAGCAAAGGATGCCGTTCCCATCAGGGCTAGGGGACTTGGCCTTTATTGAAGTTAATTTATAAAGATTGCACTAAACTTTTTAATCAGAAATAGCAGAAAAGTTATTATGTTCGAAAAAGTCATAACCTAAATCCAAAGTGATAAATTTTGAATTGGAAAGTTCAATTTTAAAAAATCTTCCATCAGTTTCAACTATCTTTTTGTCCTTGATGTTGGAACTACTAAGAATATATTTAGTTGTAAATGCAATCTCTGATTCTTTCGCATTTTGCAATTTTGAATTTAAATAAAAAAGCTCAGATTTAGATAATTTTAAAATAGCTGTTGAAGATTTAAATCTGCCACTATCCAAATCAATAAGAGCAGTACTAAAATCCACTTTATCAAGCTTTAATTTTTGCTCTAAATAAACTAATGGATAAAGTGCTCTTTTAAATTCGGTTGGGGAAGCAGCGCCATAATCGATAATTGACTTTATTATCTTGTCATCCTTAATAAATGTCACAGAAATCGCCATTAAATCTGAAGCATTGTTGGTATAACTATTTTCCAAATTTTGATATTCTGCTTTTTTAAAATTCTTTTCAATTTTCGCAAAATCTTCCTTCTTAATTCTGGATTTAAAAGCGCCTGTTGCTGTTGTATATTTTCGCTCATAGAATACAACATCACCAGTTTTCGAAATAATGATATCAGAAACTGGACAAGTCCCATAACATCCATAGGTTGAAACTATAATTTTGTCAAATGAAGTCTCAGGATCGATTTTGTAATGGCGTTTGATAAATTTTACCGGAAACTTATCTTCATACAAAAGGATTAAAGAATCGTTGGTAATTTTTTGAATCTCAAAAACTTGCCAATCGTTTTCCTCCAAATCAAAAATCTGCAAAGTATTTTGGACAATTTTATATCTAGTTTCAGTTCCTAAAAATAATCTTCTTCCGACATCGTCGATTTCAGTATAATCGAAATAACCAACCTTATTCTCACAGATTCCATTCTCTCCAAAATAAAAACCCAAATCACCCACGTAACGTGGCAGCGGTGGCGGGGTGCGTTCGCCATCGTGCAACATAGTATCAATAAAAGGAATTATTTCCCAATCTCCCTGAATAAATTTTTCGTAATCACAAGTTTTTGAACCGCAAGAAAATAGCAAAACTGATATTATAAAAGAGACGTAAACTTTGATCATATTTCAATTTTTTTACTGATGGAAATCTATATTTTACAATCAAGTTAATTTGCCCGATAGATAATTAAATAGCAATTACTCTTCAACCAATTGACTATTATATTTATACAACAGCGACCCAATCACCAGTCCACTCAAAAGGCCACCGATATGGGCTGCATTGTCAACATCATCAGCCAATCCTCCCAATAAAGATAAACCAACAAAAATACTGATTAGGACAAATATATATTTTTTGCGAGCATCAGGATAAGCACCTTGATATAACAATCCTAAAATGGCGCCATAGAGACCCATAATTGCGCCAGACGCACCTACGCTAACCGTATTTTCATACCATAGTACACTTGCAAGACTTCCACACAGTCCAGAAAGTATAAATAATATAAAGTAGTTATGGAGTCCAAGTAGCGGTTCGATGAATTTGGCAGCAATTACAAGTCCCACAATATTAGAAATTAGATGGATTATTCCGCTATGCAGAAATAGTGCTGTAAACAGTCGCCACCATTGACCATCCATAACTTCAAACCTTCTGTTTCCGCCCCAATAAAGCAGCTCCCAAGGTTCAGGTGAAATGATGTCGTTGCCTGAAAGTAGAGTCAAAATAAAGATCAAAATATTGATATCAATAATGATTGAAGTCGCGAAGTGGTCACCTTGAGGAATTAAATACCTAAGCGCTTTAACAATATCATCTTGCTTCAATTTCTTTCTTGAGAAGCGTTTATTGCGCTGCCTCTCGTTGTATCCTGGAAAGAGCAATGAAAAAAGTAAAACAATAAGTCCCACAATAAACACTTTAAATATCCAAATCAAATTAGTGCCATTTCTATCTTTAAAATCTTCGACGGCAGGCTCCAAAACTATATACTTTTCGTCAAGTCTCACAAATGTACTAGCTTCAATTGCATTGAGATAATTATTTCGGTCGTTAGATCTAGGAGTTCTTACGAAATGATCAACAGTATAAAAGTCATATTTATTGATATTTTCGACACATTGATCATAAAACTCCTCATATTTTTCGTCTTTTTGATCCGAACTTAATCTGTTGCTTATCTGTTTACTATATTTTATTCCATACCAATACTTTGGAACATCGTAAGCGAGTTCTGTAGAATCCTTGAAAATCGGTATTACGAAGTATACATTGAAATTTAAATGGTTACTAGACTTTCCACTTACATCAAAAACAGTGTATGTACTGCCAAGATTGGGTGCTACCGAAAAATTTTCTAATTTATAGTAAAGTGTTTTCGGAACTGTTTCAATATCTGCTATTGTCTCTAATTTTGTGAGCTTTCCTGTTGCAGTTGCTAGATATTTCTGCGAAATAGACAGCATTACACCCACACAAATCCACGTGATAATTTGAAAAAAAAATCGCCTATTATTACTGTCTTTTTTGAAAGTTAAAACCCTGAGGCGTGGTTTGAGCCAAATTGTAATAGGAATCCACGGCAGCATGGCAGGAATCCAAAATTCCCAAATCATTTCATCAATATCTAAAATCTCAAATTCGATGGCAAGTAACCAACGGATTAGGGATAATACGAGTACACTACCAAATGCAATTAGGAAGAACATTGGTAAAATATGTTTGAGCTTTGGTAAATAATTTTCCAATCTTGTAGGTAAGAATTTTGGGTTTCAAATGCAGGACAAAAATGAGAAAATACTTATTATATACCTATAATAATGAGATAAAAATGCTTAATTCAGAAAAGTAAAAGTTTAAAAATAATTAGACTTTTTTTCAATTTTAAAAACTTAAATTCTCGGCTAAAGATTGGTTGATAAATACAATAGTCTAATCCTCGCCTTCAGTTGGCACTTTTAAGAATAATGGGATTATAGTCAGCGGCGGTAACCATGCAAATTTTTTTTTAATATTGCTAGAAATATTACTCTCAGCAATGCATCGGGGTTAATCAATTGCTAAAAATTCAAGCGTATTTTTTTCGGTTGTATATCCTTTCAAAACATTTGGCCCAAGAATCATGGTCGTAAAAGTAGCTCCAACACCAAAAATGGCAGCAGGCGCCGTTCCACCAGCAAATGCGATAATGGCAACTGCGACAGCAGCAGTATAAAATAAAACCACATCTGTGGCAACTGTCATCAGCAAGGGATTTCTTTTAATTTTAGCAATCTCCGATAAGTCGATTACTTTTCCTTTTACCAACATCGTACTATCGTTTAATATTTGGAAACGTCCAGTGATTCTTTTTCCTTCAACAGTTTTAATGCGAATTCTAGTTTTTTCTTTAAATAGCCTTGTTGTCCCCGTTTTCTGATTGGTGATTTTTACCGCTGAATTCTGCGAAAATACGAGGCTAGCAAAAAGCATTGCGACTAAGACGAAGAGAATTTTTTTCATATAATATGGTTTCAAAAAAAAGAAATTGGAGAAAGCTTACTAGCAACAATATTTTAATATTTCAACCGAATTTAGTCTATTCTTTAATGTGTTTGACTAAAGTACTAGATTATTTTACTTGTAAGATAACTTGTTGAAGATGAAAACTATGTATTGCACAAGGGGTGGGAACGAGCCGAACGAAGCGAACTTGCGAATCACATCCTTTAATTCCAACCAAATAATTGCTTTTTCACTGTAAATTTCTGTCAGAAAAGATACAGTGGACAACCCAACCCGAGTCAACTACATTTAATTTTTAAGAAAGTTATACTGGCGACGGGTGGCGCCCTAAAAAAAAATATCTACAGAAATAAAATGTTCATCTTTTACGTTACATTTCCTCTCAATCTCTTGGCCAATTTCACAAATTCAAACCAAATCACGGATATGAAACCAACTGCGACTGCAGTTAGAATTTCATTGGTACTAAGTGGTGCAAATTTAAAAAAATCAGTTAATGGCGGCACAAAAAGCAGCATTGCAGTAATTGCAATTGTTATCGCTATCATCAATGGTACTAACGCATTTTTATACTTTAGAGTGGTTATAATCGAGTAATAAAATGAACGATTTACCAGAGTCAAAAAGATATTTGCCACAATTAACACCAAGAAAACCATAGTTCTAATGGTAGTTTCAGCGAGACCTTGTCGCAAAGCATATTGATAGATAAATAGTGTTCCTGCAGTAATTGCCAATCCCTGAATAATACTAGTTGTGAGTTCGGCGCGATTAAAAAATGAAGTTGCCACAGCTCGAGGTTTCCGAAGCATAGTATTCTTTTCGATTGGCTCATTTTCGAAAATAATAGAGCAGGTGGGACCCATAATCAACTCTAAAAAAATGATATGTACAGGCGTAAATATATTTGGATAAACCCAACCCAAAGCAAGCGGTATAAAAACGGTTAGAATAATCGGAATATGGATGGAAATGATATACTGAATCGCCTTTTTCAAGTTGGTATAAATTCGTCTTCCCATCGCAACCGCATCCACCATTTTGGATAAATCGTCTTCCAATAGAATTAGCGAAGCTGCTTGTTTGGCAATTTCAGTTCCCTTTTTACCCATGGCAATTCCGATATGCGCCGCTTTTAAAGCAGGACCATCATTGACGCCGTCACCGGTCATTGCAACAATTTGGTTATTGGCTTTCAGCGCATTGATTATTCGCAGTTTTGCTTCTGGAAACATTCTAGTAAAAATATTTGTTTGCATTACTTTCTGCTCAAGTTCCGCATCAGATAAAAGCATTAACTCGTCACCACTTAAACTGTGCTCGTAGCCTCGAAAATCTATTTGTTTGGCAATTGCTCTAGTGGTTTCGGCATTATCTCCAGTAACAATTTTTACTAAAATACCTGCTTGGTAAAAATGTTCTAAAACCTCGCTGATATTCGCTTTCGGTGGATCGTAAAAAGCTACAATTCCTTTGAATTTAAAAGAAAATTCTTGCTGTTTTTTCGGAAAATTATTTCCTTCAAAAACGCTCTCTCCAACTCCCAAAACTCTATAACCTTCCGAAGTTATTTCTTTTATGGCTGCATTAATTTTTGCTATTTCGTCGGGCGAGAGATTACAAACATTCATCAAGGCTTCTGGCGCACCTTTGGCTGCGATGATTCTCTGTCCTTGAGAATTCTCAAAAAGGTGGGTCATCATTGGTGGTTTTCCGCCCAATGGATATTCGTGAATCATTTTGAAATCTGGTCTTTCGTCTTTTTGGGTGGATTTAGCGTAAGAGTCATGCAAAGCTATTTCCATCGGGTCAAACGGAATTGGCTCGCTTGCCCACATTGCGATTTTCAAAAGCTCTTTTTCAGAAGCATCGGCTTCCTCAGGATTCGAAATTCGATTAGACTCTAGCGTAAATATTTTGGCTAGACTCATTTTGTTTTCGGTAATTGTGCCAGTTTTGTCGGTGCAGATAACGGTGGCAGAGCCGAGGGTTTCCACCGTTTTCATCTGTTTTACAATCACTCCCAATTTCATTAAGCGTAAAGATCCAATTGCCATAAAGGCGGTCAAAGCCATCGGAATTTCTTCGGGTAGAATACTCATCGCAAGAGTCAAAGCTTTTAATAAACTATCAAGCAGGTTTTGAGAATTGTAGTAGTTTATTGCCCACACAATCAAAAAAACCACTGCTCCCGCAATTACCATTTTCTTTACAAAGCTGTTAATCTCCAGTTCCAAAGGCGTTTTTTCAACTTGGATACTTTCTAAACTTTCGCCAATTTTTCCGAGTTTTGTCTGATTGCCAATATGTGTAATTGTCACAATTGCCAGTCCGCTCGCCACGGTTGTACCTTTATAAATACTACTGTCTTCGTGGTATTTATCTTTAAAAACTGCAAATGATTCGCCAGTTAAGATCGATTCGTTTACTGAGAAATCATTGGAGTGAATAATAATTCCGTCGGCGGGAATTGATGTTCCTTCCTCCACAAGTAGACTATCGCCAATTACTAAATCTTCCGTCTTAATTTCGATAGCTTCCCCATTTCGAATCACACTGCAATTTGGTTGCGAAAAATCCTTTAACTTCTGCAACGCATTACGGCTACGTGAATCTTGATAAAGTGAAATTACCGATACAATTATAATAGCCGAAAGTAGAAAAAGTCCATCGCCGGTTTCTCCACTTATAAAATAAATTAGAGACGCAACTAACAAAATTGCAATCATCGGTTCTTTGGCAAGGCTTTTCAACGCTTCGAGTGCGCCGTTCTCCTTTTTGAATTTCAGGGTATTTCTGCCGAATTTTTCCCGTGCAATCTGTACCTCTGCATCCGTGAGACCTTTTATATCGAAGTTGCTTGCCGCCATAGTTTCAAGATTTGTGACTTTATAAGTAAAAGTAGCGCTTTGCCGGATGACAATGAATTAAGAAAGCCAATTTAGCAATGGTCTTAATTAAGAAAGTTATTACTTAGAGTTATTTATTGATTTATTGCTACGAAGTTTCGCTAAGGTCTGTCGGCTACCGTCATTACAATCCCTAATTTTATCAGAGTGGCAATCCAATTAATATTTCTTTAAATATTTTGTAAAGGATGCCGTCGTCATCAGGGATAGGGGAGTATTAGTTATGTCTCGATTTGTGGACAAAACTTAATTCATATTCTTTAGAAGATTCGTGATTTAAAATAAAAGTGCGTAAGATTTAGATACTTTAATATATTATTAATTAAAACAGACTTTTCGTAAAACATTTTTTAAATGAATATAGAAAATATATATATTTGTTTACTTAACACCAAATTAACAAATATGAAAAAATTATTTCTAATTGCTATTGCAGCAATGACCTTTTCTTGTAGCTCCGATGATGGACCATCAAATGTAACTCCAGACCCTCAAGCTAGTGGCTACGCCTTTATGCGTGGAAAAATGAACAATGTCGATTTTGATTACACTGTAAATAATACCGCTACCGATGTCTTTATTTACAGTCCAATAGGAGGCTATTCAGGATTAGATAATAAATTATGGTACCGTTACGGAGCATCTATCTCTAGTTTTACTCCGCCAAATTTTATACCCGAAATAATGATTGGATGGGATAATGTTTATTACTATTCAGGAGTAGGAGCTGATTTAGAAAATGAGCAATTCTATACTACGGTTGGAAATTTACCGACAAATTTTTTGACAGATAATCAAAGTGATAATTATAGTCCTGGCGTAACTGTGGATTTTAGAGATGCACAAGGTAAATTCTACAGCACTATTTATGGCAGTCAAAGCGGAAGTTCTGTAGCAGTGACAGGCTCTTCACAAGCAGTTGAAATGGGAATAAAAACCAAAACAGTTTGGGGAACATTTTCTTGTAAGATGTACAATGAAAATAATCCTGCGGACGTAAAACAAATTACGAATGGAACTTTTAAA comes from the Flavobacterium ardleyense genome and includes:
- a CDS encoding DUF6438 domain-containing protein; protein product: MIKVYVSFIISVLLFSCGSKTCDYEKFIQGDWEIIPFIDTMLHDGERTPPPLPRYVGDLGFYFGENGICENKVGYFDYTEIDDVGRRLFLGTETRYKIVQNTLQIFDLEENDWQVFEIQKITNDSLILLYEDKFPVKFIKRHYKIDPETSFDKIIVSTYGCYGTCPVSDIIISKTGDVVFYERKYTTATGAFKSRIKKEDFAKIEKNFKKAEYQNLENSYTNNASDLMAISVTFIKDDKIIKSIIDYGAASPTEFKRALYPLVYLEQKLKLDKVDFSTALIDLDSGRFKSSTAILKLSKSELFYLNSKLQNAKESEIAFTTKYILSSSNIKDKKIVETDGRFFKIELSNSKFITLDLGYDFFEHNNFSAISD
- a CDS encoding rhomboid family intramembrane serine protease; this encodes MENYLPKLKHILPMFFLIAFGSVLVLSLIRWLLAIEFEILDIDEMIWEFWIPAMLPWIPITIWLKPRLRVLTFKKDSNNRRFFFQIITWICVGVMLSISQKYLATATGKLTKLETIADIETVPKTLYYKLENFSVAPNLGSTYTVFDVSGKSSNHLNFNVYFVIPIFKDSTELAYDVPKYWYGIKYSKQISNRLSSDQKDEKYEEFYDQCVENINKYDFYTVDHFVRTPRSNDRNNYLNAIEASTFVRLDEKYIVLEPAVEDFKDRNGTNLIWIFKVFIVGLIVLLFSLLFPGYNERQRNKRFSRKKLKQDDIVKALRYLIPQGDHFATSIIIDINILIFILTLLSGNDIISPEPWELLYWGGNRRFEVMDGQWWRLFTALFLHSGIIHLISNIVGLVIAAKFIEPLLGLHNYFILFILSGLCGSLASVLWYENTVSVGASGAIMGLYGAILGLLYQGAYPDARKKYIFVLISIFVGLSLLGGLADDVDNAAHIGGLLSGLVIGSLLYKYNSQLVEE
- a CDS encoding NAD(P)H-quinone oxidoreductase yields the protein MRAIHITKSGGPEVLKLQETPMPKLLQNQVLIKVKAAGINRSDVITRKNMVSYGKGTAATLIPGLEVSGQIIEVGEDVKDKKVGDNVCALIASGGYAEYVAVDSSHCLSVPDGLTLEDAAALPETVFTVWFNVFKLGNLQPGEKLLIHGGTSGIGTMGLQMGKAWGAEIFSTAGSEDKIEFLQKMNLGKAINYKKEAFEEILKDEKIDVILDMVGGDYTQKNLEILNDKGRLVYINGMKDMNVKIDLLTIMRKNLILTGSLLKPQTDVVKSEIALEVEKNIWPMLHSKDIRPIIYKSFKLEDAAEAHKLMESSDHIGKILLTMD
- a CDS encoding cation-translocating P-type ATPase, producing MAASNFDIKGLTDAEVQIAREKFGRNTLKFKKENGALEALKSLAKEPMIAILLVASLIYFISGETGDGLFLLSAIIIVSVISLYQDSRSRNALQKLKDFSQPNCSVIRNGEAIEIKTEDLVIGDSLLVEEGTSIPADGIIIHSNDFSVNESILTGESFAVFKDKYHEDSSIYKGTTVASGLAIVTITHIGNQTKLGKIGESLESIQVEKTPLELEINSFVKKMVIAGAVVFLIVWAINYYNSQNLLDSLLKALTLAMSILPEEIPMALTAFMAIGSLRLMKLGVIVKQMKTVETLGSATVICTDKTGTITENKMSLAKIFTLESNRISNPEEADASEKELLKIAMWASEPIPFDPMEIALHDSYAKSTQKDERPDFKMIHEYPLGGKPPMMTHLFENSQGQRIIAAKGAPEALMNVCNLSPDEIAKINAAIKEITSEGYRVLGVGESVFEGNNFPKKQQEFSFKFKGIVAFYDPPKANISEVLEHFYQAGILVKIVTGDNAETTRAIAKQIDFRGYEHSLSGDELMLLSDAELEQKVMQTNIFTRMFPEAKLRIINALKANNQIVAMTGDGVNDGPALKAAHIGIAMGKKGTEIAKQAASLILLEDDLSKMVDAVAMGRRIYTNLKKAIQYIISIHIPIILTVFIPLALGWVYPNIFTPVHIIFLELIMGPTCSIIFENEPIEKNTMLRKPRAVATSFFNRAELTTSIIQGLAITAGTLFIYQYALRQGLAETTIRTMVFLVLIVANIFLTLVNRSFYYSIITTLKYKNALVPLMIAITIAITAMLLFVPPLTDFFKFAPLSTNEILTAVAVGFISVIWFEFVKLAKRLRGNVT